A stretch of Henckelia pumila isolate YLH828 chromosome 4, ASM3356847v2, whole genome shotgun sequence DNA encodes these proteins:
- the LOC140860310 gene encoding uncharacterized protein isoform X2 yields the protein MSVEIKLSRFNRIYCPDEPLEGKVITKLQSGVSYQSIRVTIDGAVNLQVRGGSAGVIESFYGVIKPIRIIKKVVEVRSSGKLGSGTTEIPFSIILKDPKEENLEKFYETYHGSNISIQYLMTVDVVRGYLHKPLTETMEFIVESEKDNLLQKPVSPEMVIFYITQDTQRHQLLPELKSGGFRVTGKICTQCSLMDPVGGELTVEASALPIQSIDIHVLRVESILIGEKIATETSLIQTTQIADGDVCRQMSLPIYIILPRLVTCPTIFAGPFSVEFKVTIAITFVSDVSKKRLKSDPKTPTPWTAMESVPLELVRTK from the exons ATGTCAGTTGAGATAAAGCTTTCTCGATTCAACCGTATATATTGCCCCGAT GAGCCCCTGGAAGGTAAGGTGATCACCAAGCTACAATCCGGGGTCTCGTATCAGTCGATTCGCGTCACCATCGATGGCGCTGTTAATTTACAG GTTCGCGGAGGATCCGCTGGAGTTATAGAGTCTTTTTACGGTGTCATTAAGCCAATCCGGATAAT TAAGAAGGTTGTGGAAGTAAGATCATCAGGAAAGCTTGGATCAGGGACAACAGAG ATTCCATTTTCTATTATCCTAAAAGATCCGAAAGAAGAAAATTTGGAGAAGTTTTATGAAACATACCATGGAAGCAACATTAGCATCCAG TATCTGATGACTGTAGATGTCGTTAGAGGATACTTGCACAAACCATTGACTGAAACAATGGAATTTATTGTTGAAAGTGAAAAAG ACAATCTTCTACAGAAACCGGTTTCTCCTGAAATGGTCATCTTTTATATTACGCAAGACACTCAAAGGCATCAATTGCTTCCTGAACTAAAATCAG GTGGTTTCCGGGTAACCGGGAAGATATGTACTCAATGCTCACTGATGGATCCCGTCGGTGGTGAGTTAACTGTTGAGGCATCTGCTCTTCCTATTCAATCGATCGATATCCACGTGCTTAGAGTGGAGTCAATTTTGATTGGCGAAAAGATAGCGACAGAGACCTCTTTGATTCAAACAACTCAG ATAGCAGATGGAGATGTTTGCCGACAAATGTCTTTGCCAATTTATATTATTCTGCCCCGCCTTGTGACTTGTCCAACCATTTTTGCCGG TCCATTTTCAGTGGAGTTCAAGGTTACCATAGCCATTACCTTCGTGTCAGATGTATCCAAGAAGCGCTTGAAGTCCGACCCAAAAACTCCTACGCCATGG acagcAATGGAAAGTGTGCCTTTAGAACTGGTGCGCACAAAGTGA
- the LOC140860310 gene encoding uncharacterized protein isoform X3 — protein MSVEIKLSRFNRIYCPDEPLEGKVITKLQSGVSYQSIRVTIDGAVNLQVRGGSAGVIESFYGVIKPIRIIKKVVEVRSSGKLGSGTTEIPFSIILKDPKEENLEKFYETYHGSNISIQYLMTVDVVRGYLHKPLTETMEFIVESEKDNLLQKPVSPEMVIFYITQDTQRHQLLPELKSGGFRVTGKICTQCSLMDPVGGELTVEASALPIQSIDIHVLRVESILIGEKIATETSLIQTTQIADGDVCRQMSLPIYIILPRLVTCPTIFAGPFSVEFKVTIAITFVSDVSKKRLKSDPKTPTPWQWKVCL, from the exons ATGTCAGTTGAGATAAAGCTTTCTCGATTCAACCGTATATATTGCCCCGAT GAGCCCCTGGAAGGTAAGGTGATCACCAAGCTACAATCCGGGGTCTCGTATCAGTCGATTCGCGTCACCATCGATGGCGCTGTTAATTTACAG GTTCGCGGAGGATCCGCTGGAGTTATAGAGTCTTTTTACGGTGTCATTAAGCCAATCCGGATAAT TAAGAAGGTTGTGGAAGTAAGATCATCAGGAAAGCTTGGATCAGGGACAACAGAG ATTCCATTTTCTATTATCCTAAAAGATCCGAAAGAAGAAAATTTGGAGAAGTTTTATGAAACATACCATGGAAGCAACATTAGCATCCAG TATCTGATGACTGTAGATGTCGTTAGAGGATACTTGCACAAACCATTGACTGAAACAATGGAATTTATTGTTGAAAGTGAAAAAG ACAATCTTCTACAGAAACCGGTTTCTCCTGAAATGGTCATCTTTTATATTACGCAAGACACTCAAAGGCATCAATTGCTTCCTGAACTAAAATCAG GTGGTTTCCGGGTAACCGGGAAGATATGTACTCAATGCTCACTGATGGATCCCGTCGGTGGTGAGTTAACTGTTGAGGCATCTGCTCTTCCTATTCAATCGATCGATATCCACGTGCTTAGAGTGGAGTCAATTTTGATTGGCGAAAAGATAGCGACAGAGACCTCTTTGATTCAAACAACTCAG ATAGCAGATGGAGATGTTTGCCGACAAATGTCTTTGCCAATTTATATTATTCTGCCCCGCCTTGTGACTTGTCCAACCATTTTTGCCGG TCCATTTTCAGTGGAGTTCAAGGTTACCATAGCCATTACCTTCGTGTCAGATGTATCCAAGAAGCGCTTGAAGTCCGACCCAAAAACTCCTACGCCATGG cAATGGAAAGTGTGCCTTTAG
- the LOC140860310 gene encoding uncharacterized protein isoform X1 has product MSVEIKLSRFNRIYCPDEPLEGKVITKLQSGVSYQSIRVTIDGAVNLQVRGGSAGVIESFYGVIKPIRIIKKVVEVRSSGKLGSGTTEIPFSIILKDPKEENLEKFYETYHGSNISIQYLMTVDVVRGYLHKPLTETMEFIVESEKDNLLQKPVSPEMVIFYITQDTQRHQLLPELKSGGFRVTGKICTQCSLMDPVGGELTVEASALPIQSIDIHVLRVESILIGEKIATETSLIQTTQIADGDVCRQMSLPIYIILPRLVTCPTIFAGPFSVEFKVTIAITFVSDVSKKRLKSDPKTPTPWVCIQSITLLLFYLHMRMQLSLCCNLNLL; this is encoded by the exons ATGTCAGTTGAGATAAAGCTTTCTCGATTCAACCGTATATATTGCCCCGAT GAGCCCCTGGAAGGTAAGGTGATCACCAAGCTACAATCCGGGGTCTCGTATCAGTCGATTCGCGTCACCATCGATGGCGCTGTTAATTTACAG GTTCGCGGAGGATCCGCTGGAGTTATAGAGTCTTTTTACGGTGTCATTAAGCCAATCCGGATAAT TAAGAAGGTTGTGGAAGTAAGATCATCAGGAAAGCTTGGATCAGGGACAACAGAG ATTCCATTTTCTATTATCCTAAAAGATCCGAAAGAAGAAAATTTGGAGAAGTTTTATGAAACATACCATGGAAGCAACATTAGCATCCAG TATCTGATGACTGTAGATGTCGTTAGAGGATACTTGCACAAACCATTGACTGAAACAATGGAATTTATTGTTGAAAGTGAAAAAG ACAATCTTCTACAGAAACCGGTTTCTCCTGAAATGGTCATCTTTTATATTACGCAAGACACTCAAAGGCATCAATTGCTTCCTGAACTAAAATCAG GTGGTTTCCGGGTAACCGGGAAGATATGTACTCAATGCTCACTGATGGATCCCGTCGGTGGTGAGTTAACTGTTGAGGCATCTGCTCTTCCTATTCAATCGATCGATATCCACGTGCTTAGAGTGGAGTCAATTTTGATTGGCGAAAAGATAGCGACAGAGACCTCTTTGATTCAAACAACTCAG ATAGCAGATGGAGATGTTTGCCGACAAATGTCTTTGCCAATTTATATTATTCTGCCCCGCCTTGTGACTTGTCCAACCATTTTTGCCGG TCCATTTTCAGTGGAGTTCAAGGTTACCATAGCCATTACCTTCGTGTCAGATGTATCCAAGAAGCGCTTGAAGTCCGACCCAAAAACTCCTACGCCATGGGTATGCATCCAGTCTATTACGCTGTTGTTGTTTTACTTACATATGAGAATGCAGTTGTCACTTTGTTGCAATCTTAATCTGCTCTAG
- the LOC140860310 gene encoding uncharacterized protein isoform X4, giving the protein MSVEIKLSRFNRIYCPDEPLEGKVITKLQSGVSYQSIRVTIDGAVNLQVRGGSAGVIESFYGVIKPIRIIKKVVEVRSSGKLGSGTTEIPFSIILKDPKEENLEKFYETYHGSNISIQYLMTVDVVRGYLHKPLTETMEFIVESEKDNLLQKPVSPEMVIFYITQDTQRHQLLPELKSGGFRVTGKICTQCSLMDPVGGELTVEASALPIQSIDIHVLRVESILIGEKIATETSLIQTTQMEMFADKCLCQFILFCPAL; this is encoded by the exons ATGTCAGTTGAGATAAAGCTTTCTCGATTCAACCGTATATATTGCCCCGAT GAGCCCCTGGAAGGTAAGGTGATCACCAAGCTACAATCCGGGGTCTCGTATCAGTCGATTCGCGTCACCATCGATGGCGCTGTTAATTTACAG GTTCGCGGAGGATCCGCTGGAGTTATAGAGTCTTTTTACGGTGTCATTAAGCCAATCCGGATAAT TAAGAAGGTTGTGGAAGTAAGATCATCAGGAAAGCTTGGATCAGGGACAACAGAG ATTCCATTTTCTATTATCCTAAAAGATCCGAAAGAAGAAAATTTGGAGAAGTTTTATGAAACATACCATGGAAGCAACATTAGCATCCAG TATCTGATGACTGTAGATGTCGTTAGAGGATACTTGCACAAACCATTGACTGAAACAATGGAATTTATTGTTGAAAGTGAAAAAG ACAATCTTCTACAGAAACCGGTTTCTCCTGAAATGGTCATCTTTTATATTACGCAAGACACTCAAAGGCATCAATTGCTTCCTGAACTAAAATCAG GTGGTTTCCGGGTAACCGGGAAGATATGTACTCAATGCTCACTGATGGATCCCGTCGGTGGTGAGTTAACTGTTGAGGCATCTGCTCTTCCTATTCAATCGATCGATATCCACGTGCTTAGAGTGGAGTCAATTTTGATTGGCGAAAAGATAGCGACAGAGACCTCTTTGATTCAAACAACTCAG ATGGAGATGTTTGCCGACAAATGTCTTTGCCAATTTATATTATTCTGCCCCGCCTTGTGA
- the LOC140894590 gene encoding ERAD-associated E3 ubiquitin-protein ligase component HRD3A: MRCRKIQHLAAILLLAAAILPLSAVARPFVLVLSQDDLSDPAAPNYPSGSDDVTDFDDFPESESKPDSALDPGSWSPLFESDPNFGNQNPKDEVIYYDGVKKMVEAASTGEFRIMEEAVADIEASAAAGQPQGQSVLGFLYSMGMGKEKNDAKAFLYHNFAAQGGNMQSKMALAFTYYRQEMHDKAVALYADLAEVAVNSFLISKDSPVVEPIRIHNGAEENKEALRKSRGEDDEDFQILEYQAQKGNAAAMYRIGIFYYFGLRGIRRDHSKALWWFSKAVERGEPRSMELLGEIYARGAGVERNYTKALEWLTLASRQQLYSAYNGMGYLYVKGYGVEKRNYTKAKEYFEKAADNEEAGGFYNLGVMYLKGLGVKRDLKIATKYFALAANAGQPKAFYHLAKMFHTGIGLKKNLPMATALYKLVAERGPWSSLARWALESYLKGDIGKSLLLYSRMAEIGYEVAQSNAAWILDKYGERSVCMGESGICSDAERHQRAHALWWKASEQGNEHAALLIGDAYYYGRGTERDYDRAAEAYMHAKSQSNAQAMFNLGYMHEHGQGLPFDLHLAKRYYDQALEVDPAAKLPVSLALASLWIRRNYAHSFLVDVIDSLPELHPKVEAWIENVIMEEGNATILTLFVCLLTVLYLRERQRRQAAAGEVAPRQQPFVQAAPVVH; the protein is encoded by the exons ATGCGCTGCCGGAAAATCCAGCACCTGGCCGCCATTCTCCTCCTCGCCGCCGCCATCCTACCTCTCTCCGCCGTCGCCCGTCCATTCGTTCTCGTCCTCTCCCAGGACGACCTCTCCGATCCAGCCGCGCCCAATTACCCATCTGGTTCCGATGACGTCACGGATTTCGATGATTTTCCGGAGTCGGAATCTAAGCCCGACTCAGCACTTGACCCTGGATCCTGGTCGCCGTTGTTCGAATCCGATCCTAATTTCGGTAACCAGAACCCCAAGGATGAGGTGATTTATTATGATGGGGTGAAGAAGATGGTAGAGGCGGCGAGCACGGGGGAATTTAGGATTATGGAGGAGGCGGTGGCGGATATAGAGGCCTCTGCTGCAGCTGGGCAACCTCAAGGGCAGTCGGTCTTGGGGTTTTTGTATAGCATGGGAATGGGGAAGGAGAAGAACGATGCTAAAGCGTTTTTGTATCATAATTTTGCAGCACAGGGTGGGAATATGCAGTCGAAGATGGCCTTAGCATTCACTTACTACCGCCAAGAA ATGCATGATAAGGCAGTTGCACTGTACGCTGATTTGGCTGAGGTCGCTGTGAATAGTTTTCTCATTTCAAAGGACTCACCTGTAGTTGAACCAATTAGAATCCACAATGGTGCAGAGGAAAATAAAGAAGCTCTCAGAAAGTCCAGAGGAGAGGATGATGAAGATTTTCAGATTTTGGAGTACCAGGCACAGAAAGGGAATGCTGCAGCCATGTACAGAATTGGAATATTTTACTACTTTGGTCTGAGGGGCATTAGGCGCGATCATTCTAAGGCATTGTGGTGGTTTTCTAAGGCAGTGGAGAGAGGGGAGCCCAGGTCAATGGAACTGCTTGGAGAGATATATGCAAGAGGTGCAGGCGTTGAAAGGAACTATACTAAAGCCCTGGAATGGCTTACACTTGCCTCCAGACAACAGTTGTACTCAGCTTACAATGGCATGGGATATTTGTATGTGAAGGGATATGGAGTAGAGAAAAGGAACTATACCAAG GCAAAAGAATACTTCGAGAAAGCTGCAGATAATGAAGAAGCCGGTGGCTTTTACAACCTTGGGGTGATGTATCTCAAGGGACTTGGCGTGAAGCGGGATTTAAAAATAGCTACAAAGTACTTTGCATTGGCTGCTAATGCAGGTCAACCGAAAGCATTCTACCATTTGGCGAAGATGTTTCACACTGGTATAGGGCTTAAGAAAAATCTTCCTATG GCAACAGCATTGTATAAACTGGTTGCAGAACGTGGACCATGGAGTTCCTTGGCTAGATGGGCACTAGAGTCATATCTGAAAGGTGATATTGGCAAATCATTGCTCTTGTATTCCAGAATGGCTGAGATAGGGTATGAAGTGGCACAGAGTAATGCTGCCTGGATTCTTGACAAATATGGGGAACGTAGTGTGTGCATGGGGGAATCTGGAATATGCAGTGATGCTGAAAGGCATCAACGTGCACATGCCTTGTGGTGGAAAGCTTCTGAGCAGGGCAATGAACATGCTGCTTTGCTGATAGGAGATGCATATTACTATGGCCGG GGTACTGAGCGGGATTATGATCGTGCAGCTGAGGCGTATATGCATGCTAAATCTCAATCCAACGCACAAGCCATGTTCAACCTAGGATACATGCATGAACACGGACAAGGACTCCCATTTGATCTTCACCTTGCCAAGCGTTACTATGATCAAGCATTAGAAGTTGATCCTGCTGCAAAGTTACCTGTATCACTAGCCCTCGCCAGTTTGTGGATACGGAGAAACTATGCCCACAGTTTCCTG GTCGATGTAATTGATTCCCTTCCAGAGCTTCACCCAAAGGTGGAGGCTTGGATCGAAAATGTGATAATGGAAGAAGGAAACGCCACGATTTTGACCCTCTTTGTTTGCCTCTTAACCGTTCTTTACCTACGGGAAAGACAAAGGAGACAAGCTGCTGCTGGGGAAGTGGCCCCCCGACAGCAACCTTTCGTGCAAGCTGCACCTGTGGTGCATTAA